A single window of Cyanobium sp. AMD-g DNA harbors:
- a CDS encoding glycosyltransferase: MSDPVLDPVRDAIVARQKDLNNSRAGLLIKCLEADLLKPFNKDPHQTTVGSYASRLEQALQRYPILAADRESCQLLTHKISHTGLDLLIASTWLENRAWQPRFLLPFRASAFLRLWHGIASTKAIEARRLLQEASNLDNGNPERAAFIDRPFGVNVIGHAFNVFGIGEDARCITAALEAAGIPCCVIDHPADNGSATSDRTLERLTLPSGQAGPYAFNLVCMAAPIHARWVCQEGLRQLLDRYTIVSWPWELERWPETWEPCLELADEAWPFSRLIEGALQPYEGQDGHPQSLHLTRMPAPAEIQDLERFANPKSRLESRHRFSLPAGQVLFVFGFDLNSTISRKNPHAVIEAFQLAFPASDPLANRVALVIKTLRPGWPHPEWEALKAHCREDPRFHVIEADLSRTDLLSLYGCCDGFISLHRSEGLGRGHAEALQLGLDVIVTDYGSTTDFCVGPLAHPVRCRMIPVKEGEYFDHKGQFWADADVHHAAERLREVALRRLESAEPDPTLTTPYRQRFTFTEVGKCYRLRLEELWGQRQDLAPKLKSNRFRR; encoded by the coding sequence TTGAGTGATCCCGTCTTGGATCCTGTGCGGGATGCGATAGTGGCACGCCAGAAGGATCTCAACAATTCGCGAGCAGGTCTGTTGATCAAGTGTCTTGAGGCAGACCTGCTAAAGCCATTTAATAAAGATCCTCACCAGACGACAGTTGGCTCATACGCCTCTAGGTTAGAGCAGGCATTACAGCGGTATCCCATTCTGGCAGCAGATCGCGAATCATGTCAGCTTCTCACGCATAAAATCTCACACACCGGTCTGGATCTTCTAATTGCAAGCACCTGGCTGGAGAATAGGGCATGGCAGCCAAGGTTCCTGTTACCTTTTCGCGCGAGTGCCTTCCTGCGCCTCTGGCATGGCATAGCCTCCACGAAGGCGATAGAAGCCCGGAGGCTTCTTCAGGAGGCCTCAAATCTGGACAACGGAAATCCAGAAAGAGCCGCCTTCATTGACCGTCCCTTCGGGGTCAACGTAATCGGCCATGCCTTCAACGTCTTCGGAATCGGCGAAGACGCGCGCTGCATCACAGCTGCTCTTGAGGCCGCAGGCATTCCTTGCTGCGTCATCGACCATCCAGCCGACAACGGCTCAGCCACATCCGACCGGACTCTGGAGCGCCTCACCCTGCCTTCGGGACAGGCTGGACCCTATGCCTTCAATCTCGTCTGCATGGCAGCTCCTATCCACGCCCGTTGGGTCTGCCAGGAGGGCCTGAGACAGCTCCTGGATCGCTACACCATCGTTTCCTGGCCCTGGGAACTGGAACGATGGCCCGAAACTTGGGAGCCATGCCTGGAACTTGCTGACGAGGCCTGGCCCTTCAGCCGTCTGATTGAAGGCGCTTTGCAACCCTATGAGGGACAGGATGGTCATCCTCAGTCACTACATCTCACCCGCATGCCCGCTCCGGCAGAAATTCAAGACCTGGAACGGTTCGCCAATCCCAAGTCACGTCTCGAATCCAGACACCGATTCAGCCTTCCAGCCGGCCAGGTCCTGTTTGTCTTCGGTTTCGACCTCAATTCCACCATCAGCCGCAAGAATCCCCATGCGGTCATTGAAGCCTTCCAGCTAGCCTTTCCTGCCTCGGATCCACTGGCGAATCGGGTTGCCCTTGTGATCAAAACCCTACGGCCCGGGTGGCCTCACCCGGAATGGGAAGCTCTCAAGGCTCACTGCCGTGAAGACCCACGCTTTCATGTCATTGAGGCTGATCTGAGCCGAACCGATCTGCTTTCTCTTTATGGCTGCTGCGACGGATTCATATCTCTGCACCGGTCCGAAGGGTTGGGACGTGGCCATGCCGAAGCGCTGCAGCTTGGGCTCGACGTGATCGTGACCGACTACGGATCCACAACGGACTTCTGTGTGGGGCCGCTGGCACATCCGGTCCGCTGCCGAATGATCCCTGTTAAGGAGGGGGAGTATTTCGACCACAAAGGACAGTTCTGGGCTGATGCAGATGTGCACCATGCCGCCGAGCGCTTGCGTGAAGTAGCCCTACGCCGTTTGGAGTCAGCCGAACCTGATCCAACCCTTACCACCCCCTACCGCCAACGTTTCACTTTTACTGAGGTAGGAAAGTGCTACCGCCTGAGACTTGAGGAGCTTTGGGGACAGCGCCAAGATCTGGCACCCAAACTGAAATCCAACCGTTTCAGACGCTAA
- a CDS encoding glycosyltransferase family 1 protein: MPMSTTPVSVHYDISVLGLGHEIERSRTGIFKVIEELAMALEARDDIQLQLLSQLDEECICRCHRYLEEAHKLNSPYLSETSIPLISCQDIERGAMSKIVMDARKGRTVSLLWRAGYCISRFRNKGIQAWKNNRARSRNCRRMLINKKDMSIYHATHQPIPAVISRMRDIVPFATSYDMIPLLYPVYCTDYDIGFTREMVNSIPLHGHVITISECSKQDFLAFRQDFDPKNVHVAYPAASEIFHPYAEEDQIMSLKRQLGMAYDDTYYLSVCTLEPRKNLDSVIEAYGKVASQLGIDTPYLVLAGAPGWKYGSIHEKLDRLNVHKHRVLLAGYVADDDLPTLYAGATCFLFPSLYEGFGLPPLEAMKCGTPVICSNTSSLPEVVGEAGILIDPMDCEVLSQAMLAMTCDPELRNIYSIKSVERSRLFTWGRMADTVTRAYNYAIQ, translated from the coding sequence ATGCCCATGTCGACCACTCCAGTCTCAGTCCACTACGACATATCTGTTTTGGGGTTAGGACATGAAATAGAACGCTCCAGGACAGGAATCTTTAAGGTGATTGAAGAACTCGCTATGGCGCTTGAGGCGCGCGACGACATCCAACTCCAGTTACTTTCACAGTTAGATGAAGAGTGCATCTGTCGCTGTCATAGATATCTTGAGGAGGCACATAAGCTCAACTCCCCTTACCTTTCGGAGACTTCAATACCTTTAATCAGCTGCCAGGACATTGAAAGGGGTGCGATGAGTAAGATTGTTATGGATGCCCGAAAGGGCAGAACTGTAAGTCTTCTCTGGCGTGCTGGCTACTGTATTAGCAGGTTTCGCAACAAGGGGATTCAGGCTTGGAAGAATAATAGAGCTCGCTCAAGGAATTGTAGAAGGATGCTTATCAATAAGAAGGACATGAGCATTTACCACGCGACACATCAACCCATCCCGGCCGTCATCTCAAGGATGAGGGATATAGTTCCTTTTGCGACATCCTACGACATGATCCCCCTACTTTACCCAGTATATTGCACAGATTACGACATAGGCTTTACTAGGGAGATGGTGAACTCTATACCACTGCATGGTCATGTCATCACCATCTCCGAATGCTCAAAGCAAGATTTTCTTGCCTTTCGGCAGGACTTTGACCCTAAAAACGTACATGTAGCCTACCCTGCCGCATCAGAGATATTCCATCCTTATGCGGAAGAAGACCAGATCATGAGTTTAAAGAGGCAACTTGGCATGGCCTATGATGACACTTACTATCTCTCAGTTTGCACATTGGAACCGCGAAAGAACCTTGACTCGGTAATAGAAGCTTACGGAAAGGTAGCATCTCAACTGGGGATCGATACCCCCTATTTGGTTCTGGCAGGAGCACCTGGCTGGAAGTACGGCTCTATTCATGAAAAGCTGGATCGACTAAATGTTCACAAGCACCGCGTACTGCTCGCTGGATATGTAGCGGATGATGATTTGCCTACACTTTACGCTGGTGCAACATGCTTTCTCTTCCCCTCTCTCTATGAAGGCTTTGGTTTACCACCTTTAGAAGCCATGAAGTGTGGTACCCCGGTTATTTGCTCGAATACATCCTCACTGCCTGAGGTGGTAGGGGAAGCTGGAATTCTCATTGATCCTATGGATTGCGAAGTGCTCTCTCAGGCAATGCTAGCCATGACATGCGACCCTGAATTGAGGAATATATACTCAATTAAGTCAGTTGAGCGTTCAAGACTTTTCACCTGGGGGCGTATGGCTGATACCGTTACGAGAGCATACAACTATGCAATCCAATAA
- a CDS encoding glycosyltransferase family 2 protein, whose amino-acid sequence MTSFTYVTVVLNNLETISRCIDSILLQKEHSEVQYVVLDGGSSDGTYEVIERYAQRIDIIKRERDDGIYYAMNKCLEWATGDYICFVNADDWLHPSATTEANRIITTQSPKPDILAAAANVQSDWSESHWTPAKVDRLSVFRCPNLCHNSLFVSRRAYERVGVYNTRFRIAADSEWVIRAYAAGCTFQYTDKTTVYFTLGGTSSNLRIHAQEVRETASLYYPRLSPAIVDHLVYYFLSWQERRAFILPYPFMPRWRVFMSASLTYPGLLFPIVRSALKHNLRRLVLYVNKNVTIKLKQTALLNR is encoded by the coding sequence ATGACGAGCTTCACCTACGTAACAGTTGTGCTCAATAACCTAGAGACAATCAGCAGATGCATCGACAGCATACTATTGCAAAAGGAGCATTCGGAGGTCCAGTATGTAGTGCTTGATGGTGGCTCATCTGATGGAACCTATGAAGTGATCGAAAGATATGCCCAGCGAATAGACATAATCAAGAGGGAACGAGACGATGGCATATACTATGCAATGAACAAGTGTTTGGAGTGGGCAACTGGTGATTATATCTGCTTCGTAAATGCTGACGACTGGCTTCATCCAAGCGCGACGACTGAAGCAAACAGAATAATCACCACGCAATCGCCCAAGCCTGATATCTTGGCAGCCGCAGCAAATGTTCAGTCCGATTGGAGTGAATCGCACTGGACTCCAGCCAAGGTTGACCGACTAAGCGTTTTTCGCTGCCCAAATCTTTGCCATAATAGCCTCTTTGTATCACGAAGAGCTTATGAAAGGGTCGGCGTATACAATACAAGATTTAGAATAGCCGCCGACTCAGAGTGGGTAATTCGCGCCTATGCAGCCGGATGCACATTCCAATACACAGACAAAACCACTGTGTATTTCACCCTTGGTGGCACATCTAGCAATTTGCGTATACATGCTCAAGAAGTCCGCGAGACTGCATCACTATATTATCCTAGGCTAAGTCCAGCCATAGTTGATCACTTAGTCTACTACTTTCTGTCTTGGCAAGAAAGACGTGCTTTCATCTTGCCCTATCCTTTCATGCCACGATGGCGAGTCTTCATGTCAGCATCTTTGACATATCCAGGATTGCTATTCCCTATTGTGCGTTCGGCGTTAAAGCACAACCTCAGAAGACTAGTTCTATATGTTAATAAGAATGTCACGATTAAGCTCAAGCAGACTGCTCTTCTAAACCGCTGA